Part of the Pseudarthrobacter sp. NBSH8 genome is shown below.
CCTCAGTGGTGTTCCGGCTCGACCCCAGCGGTTATCTGGCCGGCTGCGCCGCCGTCGACGGAGGGCTGTCCGTCAGGGCCGCGCGCCGCCTCATCGACCGCCGGATCCTGGTGGAGCCCCAGAAGCTCGCAGATCCGACTATCGACCTGAAAAAGCTCACGAAGTAACAGGACCGGCTCCAAGGAAGGAACCATGACAGAACATGTTGTTGCCGGGGCCGCCGCCACGGCCGTGGACGAAATCGAAGGCAGGCTCGCCGACGCTGAGCTCGCCTACCGGGTCCAGCAGTTTTACTTCTACGAGGCTGAACTGCTCGACGACGGGCGGTTCGCGGACTGGCTGGAAATCTTCGCCGAGGACCTGACGTACTGGGCCCCGCTCCGTACCAACAGGCTCCGGCGCCAGGCCGCACTGGCCATCGGCGCCCGCGGTGAAGCTGCGTACTTCGACGAGACCAAGGAATCCCTGGCGTGGCGCATCCGGCGATACGATTCGGGCATGGCCTGGGCAGAGGATCCGCCCTCCAGAACACGCCATCTGGTCTCCAACGTCACCGTCCGCCACAGCGGCACGGACCAGCTCAAGGTTCGCTCGGCATTACTTGTCTACCGGAACCGGCTCCAGACCGAAACCGACATCTATGCCGGCGGCCGCACGGACATCATCCGCGTCGAGGCGGACGGCAGCTTCCGTGTCGCCCAGCGCGAACTGCTGTTTGACGCCAACGTCCTGCAAGCGAAAAATCTCAGTACATTCTTCTAGCAAAAACGCTCCTGATGCCATTCCATTTCCAGCATCAGCCGCGATAGAGAGGTAACTATGAGCGGAAATTCTTCCGCAGGGTGGCTCAACAGTGACGTCGCCCTCATAACCGGCGGCGGTTCCGGCATCGGCCGCGCCGTGGCAGAGCGATTCCTCGCCGAAGGCGCCTCTGTCGTCCTGTTCGGCCGTGACCACGACAAGCTCAAAGCCGTCGCAGAACAAACCGGCGCAGCAGACCGGGTGTTGACTATAGCCGGTGACGTCCGCGAGCCGGAGTCAATTCGGGCGGCGGTCCAGGAAACGGTTGATCACTTCGGCAAGCTGGACATCCTCGTGCCCAACGCGGGCATCTGGGACTACAACCGCTCGGTCACAAGGCTCACCGGGACGCAACTGTCGGAGGCCTTCGATGAGCTGTTCTCCATCAACGTCAAGGGCTACCTCCTGACTGTTGAGGCGGCCTGGCGCGAACTTGTGAAGTCCCGCGGATCCATCGTCATGACCCTGTCGAACTCCTCCTTCCATCCGGCCGGCGGCGGAATCGTCTACACTGCCTCGAAATTCGCCTGCCGCGGCCTGGTGACCCAGCTCGCCTACGAACTGGCCCCCAAAGTGCGCGTGAACGGCGTGGCCATCGGCGGAATGAACACCGACCTGAGAGGCCCGGAATCGCTCGGACTCAACGACCGTTCCATCTCCGATTCCTTCGCCCGCTCGGAGATCACCGGCCACAATCCCCTGATCCCGCTGCACGACTCCTCGGTTGAGCCCAAGGACTTCACCGGCTCCTACGTGCTGCTGGCTTCACGGTCGAACGCCAGCAACATCACCGGGGCCATCATCCCCGCGGACGGCGGCATCGCCGTCCGCGGTTTCGGCAGCAACGCTGCGGGAGGCGACGACCTTTGACGCGCTCAATCGACATCAATCCGGCCGCCGGCGTCCTTCGCCAAGCGCGGTACTTTCCCCGCAACACCGCCCTGATCTATGAGGGCGAGGAGCTTGACTACGCGGCGCTGGCAGCACGGATCGAGGAGTATGCCCGGGCCTTTGCCGCCAGCGGTGTCAGACGCGGTGACCGGATCGGCTACCTGGGGCTAAACAGCAGCACCTTTATCATGACCATGATGGCGGCCTGGTGGATTGGGGCCGTTTTTCAGCCGTTCAACTTCCGTCTGGCGCCCCGGGAGATCGAAAGCCTCATCGCCACGTCCAAGCCGCGCTTGCTGATCGTGGAACCCGGGCATCAGGACGTCATCGATCGCGCGGACGGGCTGGACACCAACTCGCTCCAGCTGGTGCTGGTGGACAACGATTCGGCTGCACCCGCTCCGGTTCAAGCGCAGCTCGAGGACAACTGGACGCCTCTGAGCCGTTTTCTGGCATCTGGCAGCGGCGCGGAGACGCCCGAGCCGGCGACTGCGCACGACGACGACCTGGCCATCCTGATGTTCACCTCCGGAACTACCGGGGAGCCCAAGGGCGTGCAGTTGACGTTTGGAAATATCTGGTGGAATTCCGTCAACGTCGACTCACTCGTCGACACCCGTCGCGGTGACGTCAATCTGGCGGTGGCACCGCTGTTTCATATTGGCGCGCTGAACGCCCTGACCATCCGCCTGCTCGTGCGCGGTGGCACAACGATAGTCCGACGCAACTTTGATCCCCGACAAACTCTCCGGGACATCGAAGAGTACCGCGTAACCCAGGCCTTCCTGGTTCCGGCCCAGCTCTCGGCGATGCAGCAGACGGACGAATTCCAGCAACACGACATCTCCGGCCTGCGTGCCCTGATCTGCGCCGGCGCCCCGGTCCCGCCGATACTGCTAAAGCAGTACGAAGGCAAAGGAGTTCCCGTGCAGCAAGCCTGGGGACTGACGGAGACATCACCGTTCGCGACCTACCTGCCCGTTGAACTCACGTACGCCAAGGCGGGCTCCTGCGGCATCCCGATGCCGCACACCGACATCCGGATCGTCGATCCCTTCACCCTGGAAGACGTAGAGAAAGCCGGCGAAACCGGCGAAATGTGGGTCAAGGGGCCCAACGTCACCAGCGGATACTGGAACAACCCCGAGGCCACGGCGTCCGCTTTCCACGCTGGCTGGTTCCGTACCGGAGACATCGGTTACCGCGACGAGGACGGATTCTTCTTCATCGTCGACCGGCTGAAGGACATGATCATCACCGGCGGCGAAAACGTCTATCCCGCCGAGGTGGAGCGGGCGCTGATGGAATTCCCCGGCGTCCTCGACGTGGCCGTCGTCGGCGTCGAAGATTCAAAGTGGGGTGAGTCCGTAGTGGCCGTCATGAGCTGCAAGGACGGCCAGGTTCCCACAGTGGAAGAGGTCAGGGAATTCACCAGCAAATACCTTGCCCGCTACAAACTGCCCAAGCGTTTGGTCATCACCGGCGCAGTGCCCCGCAACGGCTCGGGCAAGCTGGACAAACTCAGCATCCGGCAGCTCGTCAACAAGGAAGGGTAATCCGAATGTCTTCCGAAGATGTGGACCTGCTCAAATGGCCCGAACCGCTGCCGCCGTCGTGGCAGTGCGTTCCGGAGCCCCCGGTCACGGGCTGGGACGCGGTCTTCAGCGTGACCGAGAACGGCAGGCCGGCCGGCACGGTCAGCGTTGCCTTTGTGGTCTCGACACCGATCGCCGCGGCCTATCCTGCCGGATTACGGGACCGGCTCATCCATCCCGATGCGGAGGCCGGCGCGCCGGTTATTCAGCTGGTCTCGGAGCGGGTCATGGCCGCGGATCCAACCTGCCGCAGGCTGGTACTGGCCGTTGATGAGGGCGATGTCGCCGGAATTGCCCGCGGCGAGGCGGCAGGATTCCGCTACGTCCTCGACGTCGATGTGCCCGGCAGGTCCTTGTCATTGCTCGCCGCCGAACCGGAATCAGTACTTGAGGACTCACGCCACCTAGACGACGTGCCCACGAAGTAGGTCCACAACGTAAGATCCTGCACATCTTGTGCCTGCACAGGAAGGGCGGCGTCAGGCGCCCTGCACCAGCCGTAGTTGATGCTGCCGCTGTGCGCTTGCCGCTGCCACGGCACGGCCGGCCGCGTAGCAGACCTTCCGCAGCGCGGTGGCCTGGGAATCGGGAATAAACTTTCCAGCGGGACCGGAAACCGACAACGCAGCCACCGGCCTGCCGTTGGCCCCCATGACCGGAGCTGCGATGCAGTTCAGCCCCACAAGGATTTCCTCGCGGTCGTAGGCGAGGTTGGTTTCCCGCACTCTGGCCAGTTCAGCGCGGAAGGCGTCCGGCTCCGTAATCGTAGCTGGTGTCCAGGCGGACAACTGCGACTGCAGGACCTGCTCGGTGGCATCCGGGTCATAGGACAGCAGCATTTTGCCCACCGCGGTGCAGTAGGCGGGGGCTTGGCCGCCGATGCGTGAGGGGCTGCGGACCTGCAGGTGGCCGTAGAGCTTGTTCAGGTAGACCACTTCGGTGCCCACCAGAACCGCAAGGTGGACCGTCTGGCGGCTCATCTCATACAGGTCAGCGAGGTAGGGCGTGAGCGCATCCCGGATCCGGCCATGGGCCGCGCTCTCATTGTTGGCACCGAGGTTATGGATCAGTTTGCCAAGCCGGTAGGCGTTGCCTGCCCGTTCCACGGCGCCGCTGCGCTGCAGCATCGCCAGAACCCGGAAGGCCGTGGACTTGGACATGTCCGCCCGGCGGGCAAGTTCACTGACGCCGGCACCGGTGAAGGCATCATTGCCAAAGGCGCTGAGCAGTGCCATGGCCTTGTCGACGGCGGCGCGGTCATCGCGCCCTGCGGCAGCAACACTGGATGCCATATTAATCCTTTAGCAGGGGGTCGCGCCCGTCCACGGACCGTATCCCAATTGGCTTGGGCCGGCTTCGATGACCGGCTCTTCCAGTTTGCGTCCAACACTGGAGTATGTCAAACATGACTAAACGTCATTTATAAGTGACAATGGAGTGTGTCGCTTAACGATCTCGTATCCAGGAACGTCCGCCGCTTCCGGGCGGAGCGGAACCTCACTCTCGGGGAGCTTGCCCGCAGGGCTTCGCTGTCCAAACAGACGCTGTCCAAAATCGAACAGGGTGGGGGAAACCCTACCGTCGGCACACTAGAGGCGATCGGCGAGGCGCTGGGACTGAGCTACCGCGGGCTGCTGACTGAGTGGGGAACCAAGACCCTTGTTTCCCGTGCGATGGACGCTGCTTGGGTCCGCACGCTCGTCGGTGAAGAACGCAATCTGGACCGCATTTACGGCTCGGGCTATGTCCGCACACAGGTTGTCACCGTGGAGCAGACCCAGCGCGTGAGACTCGTTACAGCGCAGACCCTGGGCACCCTGCATCAGCTCTACGTCATCGAGGGCAGGCTGGAAGCCGGCCCGGAGAACGAGATGCTCGTCCTCAGCATGGGGGACTTCGCGCGATTCCCCGGCGACGTGGACCACGGCTACCGCAGCCTCGGCGGACGGGCCATGTTCCACCTGACAACCACAACCCCCGAGGTGCCGCAGTTCACTGCATCCAAATGACGGGCCGGTGAACGGCTCAGCGACCCCCCTCCGGCACCCGGCCACGCTCCTCCGGAACGGCATAACCGCTCGGTACCTCCAGAACGGCGAGAGTGCATCGGGAAATGCACACCAAAGCGCCGGCGTCGTTGGTGATCCGCACCTCCCAGACGTGGGCACGCCGACCGACGTTGACAGGACTCGCCGCACCATGGACCCAGCCCGTCGATGCCGGGCGGATGTGATTGGCATTGATTTCCTGGCCGACCACGTGGAACCGGGTACGGTCCACCGCGAGGTATCCCGCCCAGGAGGCCAGCGTCTCGGCAAAGGCCACGGAGGCGCCGCCGTGCAGGACCCCTGCAGGCTGGACCGTCCGGCCGTCGACGGGCATTCGTCCGTGCAGCGCGGTGTCCGTTACCTCCGTAATTTCGATGCCGAGGTTCGAATTGAGGCTCTGCGCGCCCCTTCCATTGAGGTCTGCCAGGTCGACCGCGCCGTGCCAGAGTGTCATCCGATGCTGTTCCTTCCGAGAGCGGCCTTTTCGTTGAAACGCCGCCCACCACGCTAAGACCCCGATACCGGCGGTGTGCCCGTGCATTCCGCCTGACGGCACGCTTTGTGGCCCATGACACCAAGGCTTGCCACCATGGATGCATAACCAGCGACAGCCCGCCCTCTGGTGCTGTCCGCGACATCCGAGGAGCCCGGAAACCACATGCTTGCCGCTGTTGCTGTCCGCCAGAATGCTGACGATCCGCTGTCCGGACTTGAGTTGCGTGACGTCCCGGTGCCCCAGGCGGGGCCCGGGTGGACGCGAGTGAAGGTTAAGGCCTCATCCCTGAACATGCATGATGTCTGGACGCTCCGGGGCATCGGGCACGATCCCAAGAACATTCCCATCATTCTTGGCTGTGATGTCGCAGGGGTCACCGACAAGGGCCGCGAAGTGGTGGTGCATCCGATCATTGCCGATCCCGACGCCGGCCGCGGCGACGAAACGCTGGACCCCAACCGGGCGCTGCTCTCGGAGCGGCACGACGGCGGGTTCGCCGAGTACATCGTGGTGCCGGACCGCTGCCTCGTGGACAAACCGGCCCACCTGAGCTTCGAGGAGGCGGCCTGCCTGCCCGTGGCCTGGTCCACCGCGTACCGGATGCTCTTCACCCAGGCCAGCGTCACCGCGGGCGACAAGGTCCTGGTCCAGGGAGCCGGCGGCGGGGTGGCCTCTGCTGCCATTGCCATGGCGGCGGCCGCAGGAGTCACCGTCTACGCCACCAGCCGAACCGAAGCCAAACGCCAGCTGGCACTTGAGCTCGGCGCCCATGCCGCCTTCGAATCCGGTGCACGCCTGCCTGAGCGGGTGGACGCCGTCATCGAAACCGTCGGCGAAGCAACCTGGGCACACTCGCTGCGGTGCCTTCGCCCGGGCGGCGCGATCGTCATCGCCGGGGCAACGAGCGGCACGGCACCCGACGCCGACCTTGGCCGGGTGTTCTACCAGCAGCTGCGCGTCCTGGGTTCGACCGGCTCGACCCGGCACGAAACCGCCGCGATGCTGCGTCTTCTGGCCAGCACCGGGCTCCGTCCCCGGATCGACCGTGTCCTACCCCTGGAGCGGATCCATGAAGGCTTCCAGGCAATGATCGATGGCGAGCTACACGGGAAGGTTGTCATCAGCGTCCCCTGAGAACGTTCAGCCCCGACGGATGACGGGCCAACCACCCAGAAGTAATTCCAGCGACCCTGGCAACGCCGCCAGGAGATTAGGTGAAGATGAAAGCCACCCACGAAAGTGAAGTCCTCATCATTGGTGCCGGCCCGTCAGGGCTGGCACTCGCAAACATCCTGGGCATGTACGGACACTCTGTGACTGTTCTTGAAACCCTGGACCGGCTGATCGACTACCCCCGCGGGGTAGGCCTGGACGACGAATCCTTTCGCACCATTCAGACCCTCGGCCTCGCGGAACAGGTCAAGCCGCACACCACTCCGCAGCACATCATGCGGCTGGTCAACGGCGCCGGCAAGACCATCCTGGAAAACAATCCGGAGACCATGGAGTTCGGCTGGCACCGCAAACACAGCTTCATCCAGCCCGAAGTCGACCGGGTGCTGCACGAGGGGCTCTCACGTTTCGACAACGTGCGCGTGCTGTTCGGCCACACGGTTGAAACTGTCGAGGAGGACTCCGACGGCGTCACTGCCGTCGCGCTGTTTGCCGGCGCCGAAGGGGCAGAGGAACGGCGTTTCTCGGCGCAGTATCTGGTGGGCTGCGAGGGCGGAAAATCCCCCACCCGGAAGCGGCTGGGTGTCAGCTTCGAAGGTGAATCGCCGTCAACGCGGTGGCTCGTTGTCGACGTCAACAATGATCCGCTCGGCACCCCGAACGTTTTCCTCGGTGCTGACCCGAAGCGGCCCTACGTCTCCATCGGCCTTCCGCATGCCGTGCGTCGTTTCGAGTTCATGTTGCACGACGGGGAAACGGAAGAACAGGCGACAGACCCAGACTTTGTGAACCGGATGCTCAAGGACCACGTTCCGGATCCGTCTAGCCTGCAGTTCATCCGCCGTCGCGTCTTCACCCACCACGGACGCGTGGCGGGCTCCTTCCGAGGGGGGCGACAGCTCATTGCTGGCGACGCCGCCCACCTGATGCCTGTGTGGCTGGGACAGGGGTGGAACTCCGGAATGCGTGACGCCACGAACCTGGGCTGGAAATTGTCCACCATTCTTCGCGGCGCTGCCTCGGACCGGCTGCTGGACACATACACCTCGGAACGCAAGGAACACGCCAAGGCGATGGTTGACCTTTCGCTGACCTTCGGCGCCGCCATCAAGCTGACCAATCCGGTCGCCGTCGCGGCCCGCGACGCCGCCTCCGCGGTCCTCAACCTGTTGCCCCAGGTCAAGAGCTACTTCACGGACATGCGGTTCAAACCGATGCCGCGCTACACCGTCGGCGTGCTCGCGGACCCCACCACCCTGGAGCCTGGTCATGCCGCCGCAAAGCTGACCAGCCGGCTGATTCCGGTGCGGACGGCCAAGAACAAGGTGTCGCCAGTCGGGGTCCAGTTTCCGCAGCCGTGGGTGACTTCCAAAGCGGGGACCAACATCCTGCTCGATGACGCGATCGGGAACTGGTGGTCCGTCCTGGTCTGGGGCAACAGCCCCACCGATGTCCTGCCTGCGGAGTCCCTTGCCCAGCTCAAGCTGATGGGCGCCCGCCTGGTCTGCCTGCTTCCCGAGACCCAGCGCACTTGGGCCGAAGAGAACATGGATAAGGATGTCCTGGTCCTCGGAGACCACACCGGGCAGATCAAGAAGTGGTTTGATGACCGGCCCACCCCCCTCGTGTTCCTCCGCCCGGACCGATTCGTCGCCGGTGCCTGCCTCGTGCAGAATGCACCGGCCACCTTGAATGCCATCCTGCAGTCGCTGGAGTTCACCGCTGACGGCCCGGCTGTCCCGGCGTCCGACGTCGCGACACCTCTCGTGGGTGTCACTGCCTGAATCCAGGCAAACAAAAACTGGTGGCCGGCTTCCCTGAAGGGGAACCGGCCACCAGCGTTTGGCGGCTGTGCGGTTTAGCGGGTGACGCCGCGGGCAGCCAGGTACTGCTTGATGATCGTGTTGAACTCCTCGGCGCGCTCCACCTGCGACCAGTGTCCACACTGGCTGAAGATGTGCGCATCGGCTGTGGGGATGATATTTAGCAGCTCCCAGGTGCGGGAAACCGGGATCACCACATCTTGGACCCCATGGACGAGCAGTACGGGAATATCCAGTCTGGAAAGAACGTCAAAGTCGAGCGGCAGCTCAGTGCGATCACGGTCACGCGCCGCAACGACATCGGCCAAACGATCGGAGGCTGTATCGTTCAACGCCGCCTGGTAACGCAGTGCGACCAGTTCGTCGGTGACCAGGGACTTGTCCACAACGAACAGCTCCAGCGTCCTGCGGATGCCGGCTTCGGAAAGGTCTGGCTTGGAGTGTCCGGCAAGGGCGCCGGTGAGCTTGGCGCCGCCCGTGCCCATGGAAATGATGCCGAGCAGCCGCTCCGGGTAGTCGATGGCGAACTGGAAGGCCAGCCAGCCACCTAGGGAGTTCCCCACGATCCACGTTTTCTCAATGCCCAGCGCGTCGAGGACGCGAACCGCATGGCGGACCCATTCCTTGATGCCGTACTGGGTGCCTTCGGCCACTACCGACTGTCCATAGCCAATGGAGTCGATCGCGATGCAGCGCGCCTGTTCGCTGATCTCCGGCAGGTTCAGCCACCAGTTGGCTGCAGCGGTGACTCCGGTGCCGGAACCGTGTAGGAAAAGAATCGGTGTGCCCTCGCCGATGTCGTGGTAGTGGGTGATCTCGCCCTCAGCGGTCTCAACCCACTTGTCTTCCAAACCAAAGAACGGGGCGGTGACATAGTTGGGGACTTGAGTTTGTGTCGTCATATCTGTGGCTCCTGAACTGACGGCGGCTAGCCGCGGGAATGGCAAGGCAGGCCCTGCATGGGGTTCCATATCACGTTAGGCATATCCGGCACCTGTATGTGGCTGGCGTTCCGCCATGCGGCACACGGGCTCAGGTTGTCTTTGTCCCGGGCGCAGCCCTGATGGCTACATGTTTAGTAAGGCAGCGGCCAAACGCGCCGGCACCCGGGAACTAGTTGTCGGTCGTAGTCGGCGATGAATGATCGTTTGTAGCGTAAGTTACGTGGCTTCGCTTGAAAACCTCGAAGCCGCCGTGGCCCGTTTGGGGAAGACCTGATCAACAACGGCCTGGACAGGCTTCCTTTCAGATGACCCCGCCGCAGGCTTCCGCGCACACGGGATCTCGCCCGATCGCCCAGAAGTAGTTCATGAGATTTTCGTGGAAGACGATGAGAGCGGTTCCCTCCCATGCCCGGGAGGGCCGGCATAGGCCTGCGCCAGGTTGGCCCACGTTTCCGCAACTTCCCCGGTGGTCTTGAGGGAAACATCGTCGATATGCCGTCGGCGAGTGGCCAGCAGTGCGAACTCCAGCGCATCCCCGATCACCCGCTGGGTTGCATGCTCCGGTCCCCACGACCAAGTTTCGCCTTCGAAGGTTAGTTCGACGCGGATCTCGTCGGGGGGGACGGGCAGTCCGTTGACCTTGAAGCTGTAACCGCGCGCGGCCACGGCCAAATGGGCGATGTGGCGCAGCCGTGAGGAACGTGGGGGTTTAAGGCCCAGGGCGTCCCGGATGTCTTGGCCGTGAGCGAAGGTTTCCATGATCCGGGCGCTGATGGCTGCCGCGGCGCCCATAGGCGGTCCGAACCACGGCATTCGGCTGGAGGGGTCGGAGCCTTCCAGGATTTCCGCAGCGCGGCGCTGCCCTGAGACCCAGCGCCGCATAATGACTTCCGGGGCCTTGGTCGCGCCTGATGCGGCGGCTTCGTTGACGACACCTTCGGGATCGGCGAGAACGCGGTTGCGCAAGGCGTCAAACTCGTCCGGCGAGCATAGGGCCAGCGCGAGGGCTTCGTCAGTCCAGGTTAGGTGGGCGACTTGATGCCTGATATCCCAGCCAGGGGCCGGGGTAGCGAGCTCCCAGTCTTCAGGGGAGAGAGGGGACAGGTCCGCTTCCAAGGCCTGAGTCTCGTCGACCCAGTCTCGGATCAGGCCCCTGATGGATACGGCCATCAGGCGGCCAGCTTTTTCAGTTCATTCTTCATGATCTTTCCTGTGGCGTTCCGCGGCATGTCAGACAGGAACTCGAAACTGGCCGGAACCTTGAATGCAGCCAATCTCTGCCGGCACCAGGACCGAAGCTCGTCTGAAGTGCACGCGTCTGCATTGACGACGACGAATGCTTTGCCGACCTCCCCCCATTTCCCGTCAGGGACGCCGATCACGGACACCAGCACCACAGCGGGATGCTGGTAGATGACGTTCTCTACCTCGGCGGGGTAGACGTTCTCACCGCCGGATATATACATGTCCTTCCACCGGTCCACTATGTGGAAGATGCCGGCAGCGTCGAAACTGGCTGCATCCCCGGTGCGCAGCCATCCGTCGGGCCGGATGGCTGCGGCCGATTCCTCGGGCTTGTTCCAATAACCGCGCATCAGCATCGGCCCGCGGAGCCACAGTTCACCGATGGAACCGGCGGGCAACGGAGAGCCATCTGCACCGCGCACGCTCGCTTCTGCGTGCATCGCCGGGACGCCGACCGCAGACTTGCCATCGCTGCCGCGGGGCGGCATGGCCAGCAGCGACGAGCCCGCCTCCGTGACCCCGTAGATTGACATGACGTTAACGCCGCGTTCCTTCCAGAGGTCGACCAAAGCTCGCGGCACGGGTGAGCCCCCTACGGTGGCATTGACGGGCAGGAACTCGGCTTCCGCAAAGCCCGGCTGTGTCGCCATGAATTGGAAGTTGGCCGGTACACCGCAGAAATGCGTGACTCCAGTCTTCCGGTCTTGGAATAGACGCAACGTTTCGGCGACGTCGAATGACTGCATGATCAGCGCGGTGCCGCCGTGCATCAACAGCGCGTTGGCATAAAGATGCAATCCCGCCACATGGAAAGTCGGCAAGACCGTGAGCCCCACCGATTCCGAACTCACGTCGCCCGCGTAGGCCGAGTTCTCGATGTTGGCTCGCACGCTGCGAAAGGTGTGGACGGCGCCCTTTGGCAGCCCCGTTGTGCCGGACGTGTACACGATGACCCAATCGTCGTCCTCCGTCAGGTCTTGCCGCCACGCGGTTGCCGGAGCGGACGCGACCGCCTGCTCGTATCGGCCTTCCGGGCCCTCTCCCCAGCTCAGCCGGCTGACAAGCGTCTGACCCCCGGCAAGTTCCTGGGCCAGTGCATCGTTGGCGCCGTCGTGGACGAGAAGCTTTGGACTAAAATCCTCCATGATGGCCTTTAACTCATGGGGGGAAAGGCGCCAGTTCATCGGCACCATGATCGCCCCCACTCGGGCACATGCGTAGAGGATCTCAAAGACCCGCGGATTGTTCTGAGCCAACACGGCAACCCGGTCGCCCTTACGGATACCAATGGCCTCCAGATGCCCAGCCAGACGGCTAGTGCGTTCCACCAACTCCGCGTACGTCGTTGTCTGGCCGGTGCTTAGATCC
Proteins encoded:
- a CDS encoding TIGR03084 family metal-binding protein codes for the protein MAVSIRGLIRDWVDETQALEADLSPLSPEDWELATPAPGWDIRHQVAHLTWTDEALALALCSPDEFDALRNRVLADPEGVVNEAAASGATKAPEVIMRRWVSGQRRAAEILEGSDPSSRMPWFGPPMGAAAAISARIMETFAHGQDIRDALGLKPPRSSRLRHIAHLAVAARGYSFKVNGLPVPPDEIRVELTFEGETWSWGPEHATQRVIGDALEFALLATRRRHIDDVSLKTTGEVAETWANLAQAYAGPPGHGREPLSSSSTKIS
- a CDS encoding AMP-binding protein, which produces MGNPVPWLEFQASRVPDKAALRDLSTGQTTTYAELVERTSRLAGHLEAIGIRKGDRVAVLAQNNPRVFEILYACARVGAIMVPMNWRLSPHELKAIMEDFSPKLLVHDGANDALAQELAGGQTLVSRLSWGEGPEGRYEQAVASAPATAWRQDLTEDDDWVIVYTSGTTGLPKGAVHTFRSVRANIENSAYAGDVSSESVGLTVLPTFHVAGLHLYANALLMHGGTALIMQSFDVAETLRLFQDRKTGVTHFCGVPANFQFMATQPGFAEAEFLPVNATVGGSPVPRALVDLWKERGVNVMSIYGVTEAGSSLLAMPPRGSDGKSAVGVPAMHAEASVRGADGSPLPAGSIGELWLRGPMLMRGYWNKPEESAAAIRPDGWLRTGDAASFDAAGIFHIVDRWKDMYISGGENVYPAEVENVIYQHPAVVLVSVIGVPDGKWGEVGKAFVVVNADACTSDELRSWCRQRLAAFKVPASFEFLSDMPRNATGKIMKNELKKLAA